One Peribacillus simplex NBRC 15720 = DSM 1321 genomic region harbors:
- a CDS encoding sensor domain-containing diguanylate cyclase — protein sequence MIQQDINYYKNFDSIAKEVLALLAQTIEVNTFFLSIVNPIQSFMIKSFNRNAKLICESDIIPYNMVYCKLVVENGLEPLVITNLREHELTSGHPATKFIGNGCFMGAPLINEGEIIGTLCAFDIKPHVFKDYDLILIKSLAALISHTIVLEKGIIRDPLSGLYNRHFIYNYFDYHKDKTNDEMALLYIDLDYFKFFNDSFGHNCGDDVIKKAAECFLQSVPEGSHVARIGGDEFIVLLHPSHCEDLMKSTQLNAELLLNHLSTMPIHINGNDHFISASIGISFYPHNGTEMESLLKKADRSMYKAKESGRRNIQYFHKL from the coding sequence ATGATTCAGCAAGATATCAACTATTATAAAAATTTCGATTCTATCGCTAAAGAAGTATTAGCACTTTTAGCTCAAACCATTGAGGTCAATACATTCTTCCTTTCTATAGTGAATCCCATACAGAGTTTTATGATCAAATCCTTCAATAGAAATGCAAAGTTAATTTGTGAAAGTGACATCATTCCTTATAATATGGTTTATTGCAAATTAGTTGTTGAGAATGGCTTGGAACCACTCGTTATCACGAATTTGAGGGAACATGAATTGACTAGTGGCCACCCCGCAACGAAGTTTATAGGGAATGGGTGTTTTATGGGAGCTCCGCTAATAAATGAGGGTGAAATCATTGGGACATTATGTGCATTCGACATTAAACCTCATGTTTTTAAAGATTATGATCTGATACTCATTAAGTCTTTGGCAGCTTTGATTAGTCATACAATCGTTCTTGAAAAGGGGATTATCAGGGATCCTTTGTCAGGTCTTTATAATCGGCACTTCATTTATAATTATTTTGATTATCATAAAGATAAAACGAACGATGAAATGGCCCTTCTTTACATCGATCTTGATTATTTTAAATTTTTCAATGATTCCTTTGGTCATAATTGTGGTGACGATGTTATTAAAAAGGCAGCGGAATGTTTTTTGCAATCCGTCCCCGAAGGTAGTCATGTGGCTAGAATCGGCGGTGATGAATTCATTGTATTATTACATCCATCTCATTGTGAGGATTTAATGAAAAGCACTCAGCTAAACGCTGAATTATTATTGAACCATTTATCCACCATGCCCATTCACATTAATGGAAATGATCATTTTATATCAGCTAGCATAGGAATAAGCTTTTATCCTCATAATGGTACGGAAATGGAGTCACTTTTGAAAAAAGCGGACCGTTCCATGTATAAGGCTAAAGAGTCTGGACGTAGGAATATTCAATACTTCCACAAACTGTGA
- a CDS encoding YnfA family protein — translation MYTYMLITTVIFLMAGLAEIGGGYLIWLWLREGKSIYLGLAGGFGLVLYGIIATFQTFPTFGRVYAAYGGVFIVLSVLWGWGIDKKAPDLYDWIGAVICLVGVSVIIWGPRQ, via the coding sequence ATGTATACATATATGTTAATTACTACCGTAATATTCCTTATGGCTGGCCTAGCGGAAATTGGTGGCGGCTACCTTATTTGGCTTTGGTTAAGAGAAGGTAAATCCATTTATCTAGGTTTAGCCGGAGGTTTTGGGCTGGTGTTATACGGCATCATTGCAACTTTCCAAACGTTCCCTACCTTTGGACGTGTATATGCTGCATATGGCGGGGTTTTCATTGTTTTATCGGTTTTATGGGGATGGGGCATCGATAAGAAAGCCCCTGATTTATATGATTGGATAGGAGCTGTAATCTGTTTGGTCGGGGTTTCAGTCATTATATGGGGTCCTAGACAGTAA
- a CDS encoding MBL fold metallo-hydrolase translates to MLKIIKITISSFIVLLLFLNLYPPFGRRVNKEKLRSFTTKENFAKGKFQNQIPASQAMSLKHTGSILRDYIKANPKRRPDRPIVIGTKEPVSVNSNKITWFGHSAFMLELDGKTILVDPMFGKAPTPFPWFGNKRFSGELPIDLDMLPPIDAVLLSHDHYDHLDYFSIKKLKDKVSQFIVPLGVGGHLERWGVKQELIQEHNWWDEFSFKEFQFVCTPARHFSGRSLRDGNKTLWCSWVIKGKQEKVFFSGDSGYGSHFKKIGEKYGPFDITLMECGQYDERWSTIHMIPEETVQAHIDVQGKLMIPIHWAGFTLSFHDWTDPIERVTKAANDLAVQVCTPQIGEPVVIGSTDFPQTIWWK, encoded by the coding sequence ATGCTGAAAATTATTAAGATCACCATCTCTTCTTTTATAGTATTGTTACTTTTCCTAAACCTCTATCCTCCATTTGGTAGAAGGGTAAATAAAGAAAAACTGAGAAGTTTCACTACTAAAGAGAATTTTGCCAAGGGAAAATTCCAAAATCAGATTCCTGCCAGTCAAGCGATGAGCCTTAAACATACTGGTTCCATTTTACGTGATTACATAAAAGCTAATCCAAAACGGAGGCCCGACCGTCCAATCGTAATTGGAACAAAAGAACCTGTATCTGTGAATTCCAATAAAATCACCTGGTTTGGTCATTCTGCATTCATGTTGGAGTTAGACGGGAAAACCATTTTAGTCGATCCCATGTTTGGCAAAGCACCCACTCCCTTTCCTTGGTTTGGGAACAAGCGCTTCAGCGGGGAGTTGCCTATCGATTTGGATATGCTGCCTCCTATCGATGCCGTCCTACTCTCACATGATCACTACGATCATTTGGATTATTTTTCAATAAAGAAATTAAAGGATAAAGTCAGTCAGTTCATAGTCCCACTCGGAGTCGGTGGACATCTTGAAAGATGGGGTGTAAAACAAGAACTGATTCAGGAACATAATTGGTGGGATGAATTTTCATTCAAGGAATTCCAATTTGTCTGTACGCCTGCAAGGCATTTTTCTGGAAGAAGTTTACGTGATGGCAATAAGACACTATGGTGTTCTTGGGTAATTAAAGGCAAACAAGAAAAGGTATTTTTCAGCGGCGATAGCGGCTATGGCAGCCATTTTAAAAAAATCGGCGAAAAATACGGACCTTTTGATATAACTTTAATGGAATGCGGCCAATATGATGAGCGCTGGTCAACCATCCATATGATTCCAGAAGAAACTGTTCAAGCACACATCGACGTACAAGGTAAACTGATGATCCCCATTCATTGGGCTGGTTTCACATTGTCTTTTCATGACTGGACAGATCCTATAGAACGGGTAACCAAAGCGGCCAATGATCTTGCCGTCCAGGTCTGCACACCTCAAATAGGCGAACCAGTAGTGATTGGTTCAACAGATTTCCCTCAAACAATATGGTGGAAATAA
- a CDS encoding DMT family transporter — MKTRTFAYTLAIFHSSIVGLSFLFTKMAIAESNPLDTLAFRFTVSFVIILFLVAVKVIKVNYSWESVKNLVPLSLLFPTLFFAFQTFGLKYSQSTDAGILTAVTPILTLMIAEYFLKEKTSLYQKLSIVLSVVGVIFIFVVKGSTINFSDMLGMVLILLSCIATACYTTMTRSLAKDYTPGEMSFFMMGTGFVIFNVAALVTHLKQGTMTEFFTPWSSMEFISSILYLGILASLVTSLLSNTILSKIKASQMSVFANLSTVVTIAAGALILNEKITIYDILGSILIILGVIGTNYFGVKKEHSIKVNLEYNEGKM, encoded by the coding sequence ATGAAAACCCGAACATTTGCATACACGTTAGCCATATTTCATTCAAGTATTGTCGGCCTATCTTTCTTATTTACGAAAATGGCGATTGCAGAATCGAATCCGCTTGATACTTTGGCTTTCCGATTCACGGTCTCCTTCGTCATCATTTTATTCCTGGTCGCCGTTAAAGTCATTAAGGTGAACTATTCCTGGGAGTCGGTTAAAAATCTGGTCCCGCTATCCTTGTTGTTCCCAACTCTTTTCTTTGCCTTTCAAACTTTCGGACTTAAGTACTCGCAATCCACCGATGCTGGAATTCTGACTGCTGTCACCCCAATTCTAACATTGATGATAGCTGAATATTTCCTGAAGGAGAAAACATCTTTATATCAAAAGCTTTCGATTGTTTTGTCGGTAGTTGGAGTCATTTTCATTTTTGTGGTGAAAGGGAGCACAATCAATTTTTCCGACATGCTTGGGATGGTGTTGATCTTGCTATCCTGTATTGCAACTGCCTGTTATACAACGATGACACGTTCACTTGCCAAGGACTATACACCAGGTGAAATGTCTTTTTTCATGATGGGAACAGGCTTTGTCATTTTTAACGTGGCCGCGCTCGTTACCCATTTAAAACAAGGAACGATGACGGAATTCTTTACACCATGGTCGAGTATGGAATTCATCAGTTCCATTTTGTATTTGGGAATATTGGCTTCATTGGTCACTTCGTTATTATCCAATACGATTTTATCAAAAATCAAAGCGTCCCAAATGAGTGTGTTTGCAAATCTTTCCACTGTTGTAACGATTGCAGCAGGAGCTCTCATTCTAAATGAAAAGATTACAATCTACGATATACTGGGGTCGATACTAATCATTTTAGGTGTAATAGGCACGAATTATTTTGGAGTGAAGAAAGAGCATTCAATAAAGGTGAATCTTGAATATAATGAAGGGAAAATGTGA
- a CDS encoding type II toxin-antitoxin system SpoIISA family toxin: MFFRVFVWVVFIALLAYVILSWKYKDKVSKRIEAIRKTWYIIFILGALIYWNFYPMSIFNEWKNFLIMAIVFILIDMFVFLSMYISKIGDNELSYATKAVAESDKLLTDNREKVKNMFHLLKKEGIPEYYQTNKEYLAYLSILLQAYAAKEGMNVEILPFKTEQDKQLVINGHPNLNGSTIRATLEREDTYYNDEEKMALQPVSILMEPYILDVKSESFVSEVDCLLIALLIMMFDMVIKQKPGGEG; the protein is encoded by the coding sequence ATGTTTTTCAGAGTCTTTGTATGGGTAGTATTTATTGCTTTATTAGCTTATGTCATTCTTTCTTGGAAATATAAAGACAAGGTAAGTAAAAGGATTGAAGCTATTCGAAAAACCTGGTATATCATTTTTATACTGGGAGCATTGATTTATTGGAATTTCTATCCGATGAGCATTTTTAATGAGTGGAAGAATTTCTTGATTATGGCTATCGTATTCATCCTGATTGATATGTTTGTGTTCTTGAGCATGTATATATCCAAGATTGGCGATAACGAGCTGTCCTATGCAACAAAAGCCGTTGCAGAAAGTGACAAACTTTTAACCGATAATAGGGAAAAGGTCAAGAATATGTTTCATCTCCTAAAAAAAGAAGGAATACCTGAGTATTATCAAACGAATAAGGAATATTTGGCTTATTTGAGCATTCTCCTACAAGCGTATGCAGCAAAGGAAGGGATGAACGTGGAAATCCTTCCTTTCAAAACGGAACAGGACAAGCAATTGGTGATAAATGGGCATCCGAACTTGAATGGCAGTACCATTCGTGCTACATTGGAAAGAGAAGATACGTATTATAATGATGAAGAAAAAATGGCTTTGCAGCCTGTAAGCATTTTGATGGAACCCTATATCCTTGATGTTAAATCAGAAAGCTTCGTTTCAGAAGTCGATTGTTTATTAATAGCATTATTAATCATGATGTTCGATATGGTCATAAAACAAAAACCAGGTGGTGAAGGATAA